The Micromonospora sp. NBC_00421 genome contains a region encoding:
- the yidD gene encoding membrane protein insertion efficiency factor YidD, producing the protein MYGVIHLKRKQRKKKRDWCDVDCDVCDCDGLPCCDFGLFSFLLTLGATTARVSRVPVVDRAGRAAILGYRRWLSHRWPGRCRYTPTCSAYGLTAVERYGLAVGGRMAADRLRRCRPGVPRGTHDPVR; encoded by the coding sequence ATGTACGGCGTGATCCATCTCAAGCGCAAGCAGCGCAAGAAGAAGCGCGACTGGTGCGACGTCGACTGCGACGTCTGCGACTGCGACGGCCTGCCCTGCTGTGACTTCGGCCTGTTCTCGTTCCTGCTCACCCTCGGCGCGACCACGGCCCGGGTGAGCCGGGTACCGGTGGTGGACCGGGCGGGCCGCGCGGCGATCCTCGGTTACCGGCGGTGGTTGTCGCACCGCTGGCCGGGCCGGTGCCGCTACACCCCGACGTGCAGCGCGTACGGCCTGACCGCCGTGGAGCGGTACGGCCTGGCCGTCGGCGGGCGGATGGCGGCTGACCGGTTGCGTCGTTGCCGGCCGGGTGTCCCACGCGGCACCCACGACCCGGTCCGCTGA
- a CDS encoding VOC family protein, whose product MLDHLGIQARDIPASLAFYDAVLAPLGARRMLEFGDVVGYGVERPDFWLSPTTTPGPPHEAHIAFTAADRAAVLAFHDAAVTAGAEVLHAPKLWPEYHPTYFGAFVRDPDGNNVEAVCHRPE is encoded by the coding sequence GTGCTCGACCATCTGGGCATCCAGGCCCGTGACATCCCCGCCAGCCTGGCCTTCTACGACGCCGTCCTCGCCCCGCTGGGCGCCCGCCGGATGCTGGAGTTCGGCGACGTGGTCGGCTACGGCGTCGAGCGGCCCGACTTCTGGCTCAGCCCGACCACCACGCCCGGCCCGCCGCACGAGGCGCACATCGCCTTCACCGCCGCCGACCGGGCCGCCGTCCTGGCCTTCCACGACGCGGCGGTGACCGCCGGTGCCGAGGTGCTGCACGCCCCGAAGCTCTGGCCGGAATACCACCCGACCTACTTCGGCGCGTTCGTCCGCGACCCGGACGGCAACAACGTCGAGGCGGTCTGCCACCGGCCGGAGTGA
- a CDS encoding gluconokinase, with the protein MTGPDQRHLVLGVDIGTTSTKTVAYDTEGRQLASHSVGYPLEEPHPGYAEQDPQLIFDAVVETIRTVVTELGDGIAGLSFSTAMHSLIGLDPDGVPLTPSVTWADSRASSQAERLRAAPWGLALHRRTGTPVHPMAPLPKLLWYAEQEPKLHERVAHWVGIKDYVLLRLADALVTDHSVASATGLMDIHQLVWDGQALRIAGITEEQLPQLVPTTTVLPGLTARAAIATGLPADTPIVVGAGDGPLANLGLGAVRPGVVACSIGTSGAMRVAVERPAVDPLGGVFCYALTEDRWVVGGAINNGGIVLQWAGDALAPEFGEHGEEELLALAATAPVGSGGLIMLPYLLSERAPHWSSLPRGAYVGLTHGHRREHLVRAALEGVCQQLALVLASVRAAGNEVREVRASGGFARSPLWRQMLADALGMPVRFPAGHEGSSFGAALLGMQALGLIDSIDVAADLVHIDETVRPEPASAAVYAALLPLHSELYDALVPTFASLRRLAPSLPAEPPPTPAPM; encoded by the coding sequence GTGACCGGCCCGGACCAGCGCCACCTGGTGCTCGGCGTCGACATCGGCACCACAAGCACCAAGACCGTGGCGTACGACACCGAGGGCCGCCAGCTCGCCAGCCACTCCGTCGGCTATCCGCTCGAAGAGCCGCACCCCGGCTACGCCGAGCAGGATCCGCAGCTCATCTTCGACGCGGTGGTGGAGACGATCCGCACCGTCGTCACCGAGCTGGGTGACGGGATCGCCGGCCTGTCGTTCAGCACCGCGATGCACAGCCTGATCGGCCTCGACCCGGACGGCGTACCGCTCACCCCGTCGGTGACCTGGGCCGACTCCCGGGCCAGCAGCCAGGCCGAACGGTTGCGCGCCGCCCCGTGGGGGCTGGCCCTGCACCGGCGCACCGGCACCCCCGTGCACCCGATGGCCCCACTGCCCAAACTCCTCTGGTACGCCGAGCAGGAGCCGAAGCTGCACGAGCGGGTCGCGCACTGGGTCGGCATCAAGGACTACGTGCTGCTGCGGCTGGCCGACGCGCTGGTCACCGACCACTCGGTCGCCTCGGCCACCGGTCTGATGGACATCCACCAGCTCGTCTGGGACGGCCAGGCGCTGCGGATCGCCGGGATCACCGAGGAGCAACTCCCCCAGCTCGTCCCCACCACCACCGTGCTGCCGGGGCTCACCGCCCGCGCCGCCATCGCCACCGGCCTGCCCGCCGACACCCCGATCGTGGTCGGCGCGGGCGACGGCCCGCTGGCCAACCTCGGTCTCGGCGCGGTACGCCCCGGCGTCGTCGCCTGCTCCATCGGCACCTCCGGGGCGATGCGGGTGGCCGTCGAACGTCCCGCCGTCGACCCGCTCGGCGGGGTGTTCTGCTATGCGCTCACCGAGGACCGCTGGGTGGTCGGCGGGGCGATCAACAACGGTGGGATCGTGCTCCAGTGGGCCGGCGACGCGCTCGCCCCCGAGTTCGGCGAGCACGGCGAGGAGGAGCTGCTGGCGCTGGCCGCCACCGCCCCGGTCGGCTCCGGTGGGCTGATCATGCTGCCGTACCTGCTCAGCGAGCGGGCGCCGCACTGGAGCTCGCTGCCGCGCGGGGCGTACGTGGGGTTGACCCACGGGCACCGCCGCGAACACCTCGTCCGGGCCGCGTTGGAGGGGGTCTGCCAACAGCTCGCCCTGGTCCTGGCGTCGGTCCGGGCGGCCGGCAACGAGGTCCGCGAGGTCCGCGCCAGCGGTGGTTTCGCCCGCAGCCCGCTGTGGCGGCAGATGCTCGCCGACGCGCTCGGCATGCCGGTCCGGTTCCCCGCCGGCCACGAGGGCTCCAGCTTCGGCGCGGCGCTGCTCGGCATGCAGGCGCTCGGCCTGATCGACTCCATCGACGTCGCCGCCGACCTGGTGCACATCGACGAGACGGTACGCCCCGAGCCCGCCTCCGCCGCCGTCTACGCCGCCCTGCTCCCCCTGCACTCCGAGCTGTACGACGCGCTGGTGCCCACCTTCGCGTCGCTGCGCCGGCTGGCGCCCAGCCTGCCGGCGGAGCCACCACCCACACCCGCACCCATGTGA
- a CDS encoding phosphotransferase family protein: MSRTVRLVLIDATGRMLGALPDFAVPVPWWQDAAAIVAGARAAYGVEVTVLRLLAGQRDGPPGGQVSYLAEVAGPVGVPLLPAGAAEPAAHPLRAPYAQPGGPAASLAWAAGQLDRLGRPATLVTQQRTWNLSAIWRLDGPRGTAWLKQVPVFFRHEAAVLRLLADDPATPTLLAAADEGRILLDHVPGEDRYGADPAERATIAATHHALQVRAVPTADRIVAAGVPDMRGVALARWMRATLAPHPAADPLIAGLEARLDEVARCGLPDTLVHGDLHPGNVRSDGSRHTIIDWGDSFVGHPAFDILRLTERMPAEPAAALVADWCARWRADVPGCRPERAVALLRPVAWLRMAAVYAMFLAGIEPSERIYHADDLPENLARAAAEPG, encoded by the coding sequence ATGTCCCGCACCGTGCGCCTCGTCCTGATCGACGCCACCGGCCGGATGCTGGGCGCGCTGCCCGACTTCGCCGTGCCGGTGCCCTGGTGGCAGGACGCGGCGGCGATCGTCGCCGGTGCCCGCGCGGCGTACGGCGTCGAGGTGACAGTGCTGCGCTTGCTCGCCGGGCAGCGCGACGGGCCGCCCGGGGGCCAGGTCAGCTACCTGGCGGAGGTGGCCGGGCCGGTGGGCGTACCGCTGCTGCCGGCGGGGGCGGCGGAGCCGGCGGCGCATCCGCTGCGCGCGCCCTACGCGCAGCCGGGCGGGCCGGCGGCGAGCCTGGCCTGGGCCGCCGGGCAGCTCGACCGGTTGGGCCGCCCGGCGACCCTGGTGACCCAGCAGCGCACCTGGAACCTGTCGGCGATCTGGCGGCTCGACGGGCCGCGCGGCACCGCCTGGCTCAAGCAGGTGCCGGTCTTCTTCCGGCACGAGGCGGCGGTGCTGCGGCTGTTGGCCGACGACCCGGCCACGCCGACGCTGCTCGCCGCCGCCGACGAGGGGCGGATACTGCTCGACCACGTGCCGGGGGAGGACCGCTACGGGGCCGATCCCGCCGAACGCGCCACGATCGCCGCCACCCACCACGCCCTCCAGGTACGCGCGGTGCCCACCGCCGACCGGATCGTCGCCGCCGGGGTACCGGACATGCGCGGCGTCGCCCTGGCCCGGTGGATGCGCGCGACCCTCGCCCCACATCCCGCCGCCGACCCGCTCATCGCCGGGTTGGAGGCGCGGCTCGACGAGGTGGCCCGGTGTGGGCTGCCGGACACCCTCGTGCACGGCGACCTGCACCCCGGCAACGTCCGCTCCGACGGGTCGCGACACACCATCATCGACTGGGGTGACTCGTTCGTCGGGCACCCGGCCTTCGACATCCTCCGGCTCACCGAGCGGATGCCCGCCGAGCCGGCCGCCGCCCTGGTCGCCGACTGGTGCGCCCGCTGGCGGGCCGACGTGCCCGGCTGCCGGCCGGAACGGGCGGTGGCGCTGCTGCGGCCGGTGGCCTGGCTCCGGATGGCGGCGGTGTACGCGATGTTCCTCGCCGGGATCGAACCGAGCGAACGGATCTACCACGCCGACGACCTGCCGGAAAACCTCGCCCGAGCGGCGGCCGAGCCTGGCTGA
- a CDS encoding GntT/GntP/DsdX family permease: MLALLAAPAEPATSAGDAQLVVAALLGIAAVVLLIAWGKVHPFLSLILGAAVLGVVAAMAPDKMISSFSAGVGSTVGGVGLLIALGAMIGGLLAESGGADGIVSRVVGRVSGSALPWAMAGVAALIGLPLFFEVGVVLLVPIVLLVSLRTDVPLMKIGIPALAGLSVLHGLVPPHPGPLVAISSLNADLGLTLGLGLIIAIPTVIIAGPVFGNFIARYVPATAPAALLPTRQPATGGGGRRGPGSPDAPAAERGRGTGGPEAGRGRPADDVDGDLLTDDDLVNPGTGRPGAPVDDSGTETARRAPRFWPAVLTVLLPVVLMLLRAVGELALAEGTFARQALDIVGTPIVALLAGVIVAMFTLGYQAGFSRSQVSSVLGGSLPPIAGILLIVAAGGGFKQVLVDAGVGNLVADAAKDANLSPLLLGWLVAVGIRVATGSATVATITAAGIVAPLAASLDRPEVALLALAIGCGSLFFSHVNDAGFWLVKEYFGLTVGQTIKSWSVLETIISVVGFAGVLLLDLLL, translated from the coding sequence GTGCTCGCTCTCCTCGCCGCACCGGCGGAACCGGCCACCAGCGCCGGTGACGCCCAGCTCGTCGTGGCCGCCCTGCTGGGCATCGCCGCGGTGGTGCTGCTCATCGCCTGGGGCAAGGTGCACCCCTTCCTGTCGCTGATCCTCGGTGCGGCGGTGCTCGGCGTGGTCGCCGCCATGGCCCCGGACAAGATGATCAGCTCGTTCAGCGCCGGCGTCGGCTCCACCGTCGGCGGGGTGGGTCTGCTGATCGCGCTCGGCGCGATGATCGGTGGGCTGCTCGCCGAGTCCGGTGGGGCCGACGGCATCGTCAGCCGGGTCGTCGGACGGGTCTCCGGCTCCGCCCTGCCCTGGGCGATGGCCGGGGTCGCCGCGCTGATCGGCCTGCCGCTCTTCTTCGAGGTGGGCGTGGTGCTGCTGGTGCCGATCGTGCTGCTTGTCTCGCTGCGCACCGACGTACCGCTGATGAAGATCGGCATCCCGGCGCTGGCCGGCCTGTCGGTGCTGCACGGCCTCGTCCCACCGCACCCCGGGCCGCTGGTGGCGATCTCCTCGCTCAACGCCGACCTGGGCCTCACCCTGGGTCTGGGCCTGATCATCGCCATCCCCACCGTGATCATCGCCGGCCCGGTGTTCGGCAACTTCATCGCCAGGTACGTGCCGGCCACCGCCCCGGCCGCACTGCTGCCCACCCGGCAGCCGGCCACCGGCGGCGGCGGCCGGCGCGGACCCGGCAGCCCGGACGCCCCCGCCGCCGAACGCGGCCGGGGAACCGGCGGCCCGGAAGCCGGACGTGGCCGACCCGCCGACGACGTGGACGGCGACCTGCTCACCGACGACGACCTGGTCAACCCGGGCACCGGTCGGCCGGGCGCCCCGGTCGACGACAGCGGCACCGAGACCGCCCGGCGTGCCCCGAGGTTCTGGCCGGCGGTGCTCACCGTGCTGTTGCCGGTGGTGCTGATGCTGCTGCGCGCGGTCGGCGAACTGGCCCTGGCCGAGGGGACCTTCGCCCGGCAGGCACTGGACATCGTCGGCACCCCGATCGTGGCGCTGCTGGCCGGCGTGATCGTCGCCATGTTCACCCTCGGCTACCAGGCCGGCTTCAGCCGCAGTCAGGTCTCCTCGGTGCTCGGCGGCTCGCTGCCGCCGATCGCCGGCATCCTGCTGATCGTCGCCGCCGGTGGCGGATTCAAGCAGGTGCTCGTGGACGCCGGGGTGGGCAACCTGGTCGCCGACGCCGCCAAGGACGCCAATCTCTCCCCGCTGCTGCTGGGCTGGCTGGTCGCCGTCGGCATCCGGGTCGCCACCGGCTCCGCGACGGTCGCCACCATCACCGCCGCCGGCATCGTCGCCCCGCTGGCAGCCAGCCTGGACCGCCCGGAGGTGGCGCTGCTGGCGCTGGCCATCGGCTGCGGGTCGCTGTTCTTCTCGCACGTCAACGACGCCGGCTTCTGGCTGGTCAAGGAGTACTTCGGGCTGACCGTGGGGCAGACCATCAAGAGCTGGTCGGTGCTGGAGACGATCATCTCGGTGGTCGGCTTCGCCGGCGTCCTCCTGCTCGACCTGCTGCTCTGA
- a CDS encoding TetR/AcrR family transcriptional regulator, with protein MEATGLSGAPAERQGGRSDGRAGTVWLRAEPARNRRATPLTRERIVAEAVALLDRHGVDGLTMRRLAERLGVTPTALYWHVTTKEDVLDLAVDQIFGEVPLPAENAVVTDDPAGGPLIAAGADWRDDIRTLTSGWRAAMLRHPWAPSLIGRPMLGPHVLARTEFLQSALVRAGFTGVHLAVVTRLVANYVIGAALTEATWRRTDDPEVRADARRHLVANPAAYPTLVASGHLDDTRWSDDDLFLRGLDAILATDPGH; from the coding sequence GTGGAGGCGACTGGATTGAGCGGAGCACCCGCCGAACGGCAGGGTGGCCGGTCCGACGGCAGGGCCGGCACGGTCTGGTTGCGCGCGGAGCCGGCCCGCAACCGCCGGGCCACCCCGTTGACCCGGGAACGGATCGTGGCGGAGGCCGTGGCCCTGCTCGACCGGCACGGCGTGGACGGGCTGACCATGCGTCGGCTGGCGGAGCGTCTCGGGGTCACCCCGACGGCCCTCTACTGGCACGTGACCACGAAGGAGGACGTCCTCGACCTAGCCGTCGACCAGATCTTCGGCGAGGTGCCGCTGCCGGCCGAGAACGCGGTGGTCACCGACGACCCGGCCGGGGGCCCGCTGATCGCCGCCGGCGCCGACTGGCGCGACGACATACGCACGCTGACCTCCGGGTGGCGGGCGGCCATGCTCCGCCACCCCTGGGCGCCCAGCCTGATCGGCCGGCCCATGCTCGGCCCGCACGTCCTCGCCCGCACGGAGTTCCTGCAATCGGCACTGGTCCGCGCCGGGTTCACCGGCGTCCACCTGGCCGTGGTGACCCGGCTGGTGGCCAACTACGTGATCGGCGCGGCGCTCACCGAGGCCACCTGGCGGCGGACCGACGATCCCGAGGTACGCGCCGACGCCCGTCGCCACCTCGTGGCGAACCCCGCCGCCTATCCCACCCTCGTCGCCTCCGGCCACCTCGACGACACACGGTGGAGCGACGACGACCTCTTCCTCCGGGGCCTCGACGCGATCCTCGCCACCGACCCGGGACACTGA
- a CDS encoding RHS repeat-associated core domain-containing protein, with protein MGKRTTTGGVAATVLAASMVIAPVGGPASAAPPMSAAPPMSAAPRTDTSLVSPRSGKNVWLYDSPTRRTARAAAGAAPVVPKGTLTDEYYLGAATNVLRYAGGTYDSQTGFTKFGQRWYNPAQGRFTQQDNLSFIGNPKHGNRYAYAACNPTNNIDPTGAASECFVAGMLLAVGVVGLAASSVALVGITASTAAIQVAATLVGFEVSVFSLPFGIDAVMDMC; from the coding sequence ATGGGTAAACGCACCACGACCGGGGGAGTGGCAGCCACCGTGCTGGCCGCCTCGATGGTCATCGCCCCGGTCGGCGGTCCGGCGTCCGCCGCCCCGCCCATGTCCGCCGCCCCGCCCATGTCCGCCGCCCCCAGGACGGACACCTCGCTGGTGTCGCCCAGGTCCGGCAAGAACGTCTGGCTCTACGACAGCCCGACCCGACGCACCGCCCGTGCTGCCGCGGGGGCAGCGCCCGTGGTGCCCAAGGGCACCCTCACCGACGAGTACTACCTCGGTGCGGCCACCAACGTCCTCCGCTACGCCGGCGGCACGTACGACTCGCAGACCGGCTTCACCAAGTTCGGACAGCGCTGGTACAACCCGGCTCAGGGCCGCTTCACCCAGCAGGACAACCTCAGCTTCATCGGCAACCCGAAGCACGGCAACCGGTACGCCTACGCTGCCTGCAATCCGACCAACAATATCGATCCCACTGGAGCGGCTTCAGAGTGTTTCGTGGCGGGCATGCTTCTCGCGGTCGGAGTCGTTGGGCTTGCTGCAAGCTCGGTTGCGCTGGTGGGAATCACTGCCAGCACTGCAGCTATTCAGGTGGCGGCAACCCTGGTAGGTTTCGAAGTCTCCGTATTCTCGCTGCCTTTTGGCATCGACGCAGTTATGGACATGTGTTGA